In Escherichia ruysiae, a genomic segment contains:
- the rcnR gene encoding Ni(II)/Co(II)-binding transcriptional repressor RcnR produces the protein MSHTIRDKQKLKARASKIQGQVVALKKMLDEPHECAAVLQQIAAIRGAVNGLMREVIKGHLTEHIVHQGDELKREEDLDVVLKVLDSYIK, from the coding sequence ATGTCTCATACCATCCGCGACAAACAGAAACTGAAAGCGCGCGCCAGTAAGATTCAGGGACAGGTCGTCGCGCTTAAGAAAATGCTCGACGAACCGCATGAATGTGCTGCCGTTCTACAACAGATTGCCGCCATTCGTGGCGCGGTAAACGGCCTGATGCGGGAAGTGATTAAAGGTCATCTGACGGAACACATTGTTCACCAGGGCGATGAACTAAAGCGTGAAGAAGACCTGGATGTTGTCCTTAAGGTGCTGGATTCGTATATAAAATAG
- a CDS encoding nickel/cobalt efflux protein RcnA, protein MTEFTTLLQQGNAWFFIPSAILLGALHGLEPGHSKTMMAAFIIAIKGTIKQAVMLGLAATISHTAVVWLIAFGGMVISKRFTAQSAEPWLQLISAVIILGTALWMFWRTWRGERNWLENMHGHDHEHHHHDHDHEHHHHHGHGENVEYQDAHELAHANDIKRRFDGRDVTNWQILLFGLTGGLIPCPAAITVLLICIQLKALTLGATLVVSFSIGLALTLVTVGVGAAISVQQVAKRWSGFNTLAQKAPYFSSLLIGLVGVYMGVHGFMGIMR, encoded by the coding sequence ATGACTGAATTTACCACTCTTCTTCAGCAAGGAAACGCCTGGTTCTTCATCCCCAGCGCCATCTTACTCGGTGCACTTCATGGTCTGGAGCCTGGGCACTCAAAAACGATGATGGCGGCGTTTATCATCGCCATTAAAGGTACGATTAAACAGGCGGTGATGCTTGGACTGGCAGCAACCATTTCGCATACTGCGGTAGTCTGGTTGATTGCCTTTGGCGGGATGGTGATCAGCAAACGCTTTACTGCGCAGTCGGCGGAACCGTGGCTACAGTTAATTTCTGCGGTCATCATTCTCGGCACCGCATTATGGATGTTCTGGCGCACATGGCGCGGTGAACGAAACTGGCTTGAGAATATGCACGGGCATGATCACGAGCACCACCATCATGACCATGATCACGAACATCATCACCATCACGGACATGGCGAGAATGTCGAATATCAGGACGCCCATGAGCTGGCTCACGCAAATGACATTAAACGACGCTTTGATGGCAGGGATGTCACGAACTGGCAGATTTTACTGTTTGGCTTGACTGGCGGACTGATCCCCTGCCCTGCAGCGATAACTGTGCTGCTGATTTGTATTCAACTGAAAGCCCTCACTCTGGGAGCAACTCTGGTCGTTAGTTTCAGTATTGGCCTTGCGTTAACGCTGGTCACCGTGGGCGTTGGCGCGGCAATCAGTGTCCAGCAAGTGGCAAAACGCTGGAGCGGATTTAACACACTAGCCCAAAAAGCCCCCTATTTTTCCAGCTTGTTAATTGGCTTAGTCGGAGTGTATATGGGCGTGCATGGCTTTATGGGCATAATGCGATAA
- the rcnB gene encoding Ni(II)/Co(II) efflux transporter accessory subunit RcnB, which produces MTIRNKLLLGALLLATSVAWAAPVTAGSTNASGISKYELSSFIADFKHFKPGDTVPEMYRTDEYNIKQWQLRNLPAPDAGTHWTYMGGAYVLINDTDGKIIKAYDGEIFYHR; this is translated from the coding sequence ATGACCATAAGAAATAAGTTATTGTTGGGTGCGCTGTTGCTGGCAACCAGCGTAGCGTGGGCCGCACCGGTCACTGCGGGTTCGACCAATGCCTCTGGAATTTCAAAGTATGAGTTGAGCAGTTTCATCGCTGACTTTAAGCATTTCAAACCAGGCGATACCGTTCCAGAGATGTACCGCACCGATGAGTACAATATTAAGCAGTGGCAGTTACGTAACCTGCCTGCCCCTGACGCCGGAACCCACTGGACCTATATGGGTGGCGCATATGTGTTGATCAACGACACTGACGGTAAAATCATTAAAGCCTACGACGGCGAAATATTCTACCATCGCTAA
- a CDS encoding putative fimbrial-like adhesin protein yields MKNRIMLFILMMMAIPVSYAACYGELSAQHNLVVQGDFALTQTQTATYEHNFNDSSCVSTNTINPMSPSDIVVGLYNDTIKLNLHFEWTNKNSITLSNNQTSFTSGYSVTVTSAASNAKVNVSAGGGGAVMINGVATLSSASSTTRGSAAVQFLLCLLGGKSWDACVNSYRNALAQNAGVYSFNLALSYNPITTTCKPDDLLITLESIPVSQLPVTGNKTTINSKKGDIILRCKNLLGQQNQTSRKMQVYLSSSDLLTSSNTILKGAEDNGVGFILESNGSPVTLLNITDSSKGYTNLKEIAAKSKITDTTVLIPVTASYYVYDKNKVKSGALEATALINVKYD; encoded by the coding sequence ATGAAAAATCGCATAATGTTATTTATATTAATGATGATGGCTATTCCTGTGAGCTATGCGGCATGTTATGGAGAGTTGTCAGCGCAGCATAATTTGGTTGTTCAGGGAGATTTTGCGCTAACTCAAACACAAACGGCGACATATGAGCATAATTTTAATGACTCGTCATGCGTGAGTACGAATACCATCAACCCCATGAGTCCGTCGGATATTGTTGTTGGACTTTATAACGATACCATTAAATTAAATTTACATTTTGAATGGACTAACAAAAACAGCATCACATTATCAAATAACCAGACCAGTTTCACCAGTGGTTATTCAGTAACGGTGACATCGGCAGCCAGTAACGCGAAAGTGAATGTTTCTGCAGGGGGCGGCGGAGCAGTGATGATTAATGGTGTCGCGACATTATCCAGTGCTTCATCAACAACGCGTGGAAGTGCTGCAGTGCAATTTTTACTGTGTTTGCTAGGAGGAAAGTCGTGGGATGCATGTGTGAATAGCTACAGAAATGCATTGGCACAAAATGCAGGTGTCTATTCCTTTAATCTGGCATTGTCATACAACCCGATAACAACGACCTGCAAACCTGATGATTTATTAATTACTTTAGAGAGTATTCCCGTTTCACAATTACCAGTCACAGGTAACAAAACAACAATAAATAGCAAGAAAGGGGATATTATTCTGCGTTGTAAAAATTTATTAGGTCAACAAAATCAAACATCACGGAAAATGCAGGTGTATTTATCAAGTTCTGATTTGTTAACCAGCAGTAACACGATACTGAAAGGTGCGGAAGATAATGGCGTAGGATTTATTCTTGAAAGTAATGGTTCACCAGTCACACTTTTAAATATCACTGACAGCAGTAAAGGATACACAAATTTAAAGGAAATTGCGGCGAAGTCAAAAATTACAGATACAACAGTCTTAATTCCGGTAACAGCCAGTTACTATGTATATGATAAAAATAAAGTTAAATCTGGCGCACTGGAGGCTACTGCCTTGATCAACGTGAAATACGACTAA
- a CDS encoding fimbrial biogenesis outer membrane usher protein, which translates to MLRITPLALAIVALLLGIEAYAAEETFDTHFMMGGMKDQQVAHIRLDDNQPLPGQYDIDIYVNKQWRGKYEIIVKDNPEETCLAREIIKRLGINTDNFASSKQCLTLEQLVQGGSYSWNIGVFRLDFSVPQAWVDELESGYVPPENWERGINAFYTSYYMSQYYSDYKASGNNKSSYVRFNSGLNLLGWQLHSDASFSKTDNNPGEWKSNILYLERGFAQILGTLRVGDMYTSSDIFDSVRFSGVRLFRDMQMLPDSKQNFTPRVQGIAQSNALVTIEQNGFIVYQKEVPPGPFSITDLQLAGGGADLDVSVKEADGSVTTYLVPYSAVPNMLQPGVSKYDFAAGRSHIEGANKQSDFVQVGYQYGFNNLLTLYGGTMIANNYYAFTLGTGWNTRIGAISVDATKSHSKQDNGDIFDGQSYQIAYNKFVTQTSTRFGLAAWRYSSRDYRTFNDYVWANNKDNYRRDKNDAYDIADYYQNDFGRKNSFSANMSQSLPEGWGSVSLSTLWRDYWGRSGSSKDYQLSYSNNLQRISYTLAASQAYDENHHEEKRFNIFISIPFDWGDDVTTPRRQIYMSNSTTFDDQGFASNNTGISGTVGSRDQFNYGANLSHQHQGNETTAGANLTWNAPMVTVNGSYSQSSIYRQAGASVSGGIVAWSGGVNLANRLSETFAVMYAPGIKDAYVNGQKYRTTNRNGVVVYDGMTSYRENHLMLDVSQSDSETELRGNRKISAPYRGAVVLINFDTDQRKPWFIKALRVDGQPLTFGYEVNDIHGHNIGVVGQGSQLFIRTNDVPPSVNVAIDKRQGLSCIITFGKEIDESKNYICQ; encoded by the coding sequence GTGTTGAGAATAACCCCACTCGCATTAGCAATCGTAGCGTTATTGCTCGGCATTGAAGCGTATGCAGCGGAAGAAACCTTTGACACCCATTTTATGATGGGGGGAATGAAAGACCAACAGGTTGCTCATATTCGCCTTGATGATAATCAACCTTTACCGGGCCAATATGACATCGATATTTATGTCAATAAACAATGGCGTGGGAAATATGAGATTATCGTTAAAGATAACCCCGAAGAAACATGCCTGGCGAGAGAAATTATCAAGCGGTTAGGTATTAATACCGATAACTTCGCCAGTAGTAAGCAATGTTTAACATTAGAGCAACTTGTTCAGGGTGGGAGTTATTCCTGGAATATCGGTGTTTTTCGTTTAGATTTCAGCGTTCCGCAAGCCTGGGTTGATGAACTGGAAAGTGGTTATGTCCCGCCGGAAAACTGGGAACGGGGTATTAATGCTTTTTATACCTCTTATTATATGAGCCAGTATTACAGCGACTATAAAGCGTCGGGTAATAACAAGAGTAGTTATGTTCGTTTTAACAGTGGATTAAATCTGCTGGGGTGGCAACTGCATTCTGATGCCAGTTTCAGCAAAACGGATAACAATCCTGGGGAGTGGAAAAGCAATATCTTATATCTGGAACGCGGGTTTGCACAAATTCTCGGCACGCTGCGTGTCGGTGATATGTACACCTCAAGCGATATTTTTGACTCTGTTCGCTTCAGTGGCGTGCGACTTTTTCGTGATATGCAGATGTTGCCTGACTCGAAGCAAAATTTTACCCCACGAGTGCAGGGGATTGCGCAGAGTAACGCGCTGGTAACCATTGAACAAAACGGTTTTATTGTTTATCAGAAGGAGGTTCCACCTGGCCCATTTTCGATTACTGATTTGCAATTGGCCGGTGGTGGAGCGGATCTTGATGTTAGCGTGAAAGAGGCTGACGGTTCGGTTACCACGTACCTGGTGCCTTATTCGGCGGTGCCAAATATGTTGCAACCGGGCGTGTCGAAATATGATTTTGCGGCGGGTCGTAGCCATATTGAAGGAGCAAATAAGCAAAGCGATTTTGTTCAGGTCGGTTACCAGTATGGCTTTAATAATTTATTAACGCTGTATGGCGGCACGATGATTGCCAATAATTACTACGCATTTACTCTTGGGACTGGCTGGAATACACGCATTGGCGCGATTTCTGTCGATGCAACAAAATCTCATAGTAAGCAAGATAATGGCGATATTTTTGACGGACAAAGTTATCAGATAGCCTACAACAAATTTGTGACTCAAACATCGACGCGTTTTGGCCTGGCAGCCTGGCGTTATTCTTCGCGCGATTACCGGACGTTTAATGATTATGTCTGGGCAAATAATAAAGATAATTATCGTCGCGATAAAAATGATGCCTATGACATTGCAGATTATTACCAGAATGATTTTGGGCGCAAAAATAGCTTTTCCGCCAATATGAGTCAGTCATTGCCAGAAGGCTGGGGTTCTGTGTCATTAAGTACATTATGGCGAGATTACTGGGGGCGTAGCGGCAGCAGTAAAGATTATCAGTTGAGTTACTCCAATAACTTGCAACGGATAAGCTATACCCTCGCAGCAAGTCAGGCTTATGACGAGAATCATCATGAAGAAAAACGCTTTAATATTTTTATATCGATTCCCTTTGATTGGGGTGATGATGTCACGACACCACGGCGGCAAATATATATGTCTAACTCAACGACCTTTGACGATCAGGGTTTTGCCTCAAACAATACAGGAATATCGGGAACGGTTGGGAGCCGCGATCAGTTTAACTATGGTGCCAACTTGAGTCATCAGCATCAGGGGAACGAAACGACAGCTGGGGCGAATTTAACCTGGAACGCGCCGATGGTGACAGTGAATGGCAGTTATAGTCAGTCGAGTATTTATCGACAGGCTGGAGCCAGTGTTTCAGGGGGCATTGTCGCCTGGTCTGGTGGTGTGAATCTGGCGAATCGTCTTTCTGAAACGTTTGCTGTGATGTATGCACCAGGAATTAAAGATGCTTATGTTAATGGACAAAAATATCGCACTACAAATCGTAATGGGGTGGTGGTATACGACGGAATGACGTCTTATCGGGAAAATCACCTGATGCTGGATGTGTCGCAAAGTGATAGCGAAACCGAATTGCGCGGTAACCGGAAAATTTCCGCCCCTTATCGCGGCGCGGTCGTGCTGATTAATTTTGATACCGATCAGCGCAAACCCTGGTTTATAAAAGCGTTAAGAGTGGATGGGCAACCATTAACGTTTGGTTATGAAGTTAATGATATCCATGGTCATAATATTGGTGTTGTCGGTCAGGGAAGCCAGTTATTTATTCGCACCAATGACGTACCGCCATCGGTTAATGTAGCAATTGATAAACGACAAGGACTTTCATGCATAATCACCTTCGGTAAAGAGATTGATGAAAGTAAAAATTATATTTGCCAGTAA
- a CDS encoding fimbria/pilus periplasmic chaperone has protein sequence MKGLLALLISSMVLPAHAGIVIYGTRIIYPAENKEVMVQLMNQGNRSSLLQAWIDDGDTSLPPEKIQVPFMLTPPVAKIGANSGQQVKIKIMPNKLPSNKESIFYLNVLDIPPNSPEQEGKNALKFAMQNRIKLFYRPAGIAPVNKATFKKLLVNRSGNGLVIKNDSPNWVTISDVKANNVKVNYETIMIAPLESQSVNVKTNNANSWYLTIIDDDGNYISDKI, from the coding sequence ATGAAAGGGTTATTAGCTTTACTCATTTCTTCTATGGTTCTTCCTGCACATGCCGGAATTGTCATCTACGGGACGCGAATTATTTACCCGGCTGAAAATAAAGAAGTGATGGTGCAGTTGATGAATCAGGGAAACCGATCTTCATTACTTCAGGCGTGGATTGATGATGGCGACACATCACTGCCGCCGGAAAAGATTCAGGTTCCTTTCATGCTAACGCCACCAGTGGCAAAAATAGGGGCTAACTCCGGACAGCAAGTAAAAATTAAAATCATGCCGAATAAGTTGCCCAGTAATAAAGAGAGCATTTTTTATCTGAACGTTCTGGATATTCCACCTAATAGTCCAGAACAAGAAGGCAAGAATGCACTGAAGTTTGCGATGCAAAACAGAATCAAATTGTTTTACCGACCGGCGGGTATTGCTCCGGTTAATAAAGCAACGTTTAAGAAATTGCTGGTAAATCGTAGCGGCAATGGGCTGGTGATAAAAAATGATTCGCCGAACTGGGTGACGATTTCCGATGTAAAAGCGAATAATGTCAAAGTCAATTATGAAACCATCATGATTGCGCCATTAGAAAGCCAGAGTGTAAACGTCAAAACTAATAATGCGAATAGCTGGTATTTGACCATTATTGATGATGATGGCAACTATATTAGCGACAAAATTTAA
- a CDS encoding fimbrial protein: protein MKHSIIATAVFSSFFMSAGVFAADVDTGTLTIKGNIAESPCKFEAGGDSVSINMPTVPTTVFEGKAKYSTYDDAVGVTSSMLKISCPKEVAGVKLSLITNDKITGNDKAIASSNDTVGYYLYLGDNSDVLDVSAPFNIESYKTADGQYAIPFKAKYLKLTEDSVQSGDVVSSLVMRVAQD, encoded by the coding sequence ATGAAACATTCAATTATTGCTACCGCTGTCTTTTCTTCTTTTTTTATGAGTGCTGGCGTATTTGCTGCAGACGTTGATACCGGAACATTAACTATTAAAGGGAATATTGCAGAGTCTCCGTGTAAATTTGAAGCGGGTGGTGATTCAGTAAGTATTAATATGCCAACTGTTCCGACCACTGTCTTTGAAGGTAAAGCGAAATATTCTACCTATGATGATGCAGTCGGTGTCACCAGCAGCATGTTAAAAATTAGCTGCCCGAAAGAAGTTGCTGGTGTAAAACTCTCGTTGATCACCAATGATAAAATAACCGGCAACGATAAAGCGATAGCCAGTAGTAACGATACCGTGGGTTATTATCTCTATTTAGGCGATAACAGCGATGTCCTGGATGTTTCAGCGCCTTTTAATATTGAGAGTTATAAAACAGCGGATGGTCAGTATGCGATTCCGTTTAAAGCAAAATACCTGAAACTGACAGAAGACTCAGTGCAATCAGGTGATGTGGTCTCTTCTTTAGTTATGCGTGTGGCGCAGGATTAA
- a CDS encoding YehE family protein — protein sequence MNKYWLSGIIFLAYGLASPAFSSETAALTINGRISPPTCSMDIVNSQPQQHCGQVSQSVDTRHRISSPVKGVTTELVTAGNDSKRRIVLNRYD from the coding sequence ATGAATAAGTATTGGCTGTCAGGAATCATTTTTCTTGCCTATGGATTGGCTTCTCCCGCGTTCTCTTCAGAGACTGCCGCATTAACGATTAATGGCAGGATCAGCCCCCCAACATGCAGTATGGATATTGTTAATAGCCAGCCCCAACAGCATTGCGGTCAGGTATCGCAAAGCGTTGATACCCGTCATCGGATTTCTTCGCCGGTAAAAGGCGTCACTACAGAGCTGGTTACAGCGGGCAACGATAGCAAACGTCGAATCGTATTAAATCGCTACGATTAA
- the apbC gene encoding iron-sulfur cluster carrier protein ApbC, with amino-acid sequence MNEQSQAKSPEALRAMVAGTLANFQHPTLKHNLTTLKALHHVAWMDDTLHVELVMPFVWHSAFEELKEQCSAELLRITGAKAIDWKLSHNIATLKRVKNQPGINGVKNIIAVSSGKGGVGKSSTAVNLALALAAEGAKVGILDADIYGPSIPTMLGAENQRPTSPDGTHMAPIMSHGLATNSIGYLVTDDNAMVWRGPMASKALMQMLQETLWPDLDYLVLDMPPGTGDIQLTLAQNIPVTGAVVVTTPQDIALIDAKKGIVMFEKVEVPVLGIVENMSVHICSNCGHHEPIFGTGGAEKLAEKYHTQLLGQMPLHISLREDLDKGTPTVISRPESEFTTIYRQLADRVAAQLYWQGEVIPGEISFRAV; translated from the coding sequence ATGAACGAACAATCCCAGGCCAAATCACCAGAAGCCTTGCGCGCAATGGTCGCCGGGACACTGGCTAATTTTCAGCACCCAACCCTGAAGCATAACCTTACCACGCTGAAAGCGTTGCATCATGTCGCCTGGATGGACGACACGCTGCATGTGGAGCTGGTTATGCCGTTCGTCTGGCATAGCGCGTTCGAAGAGTTAAAAGAGCAATGTAGCGCCGAATTGCTGCGTATCACCGGGGCAAAAGCTATCGACTGGAAACTGTCGCATAACATTGCCACGCTGAAACGCGTGAAGAATCAGCCGGGAATTAACGGCGTGAAGAACATTATCGCGGTCAGTTCCGGCAAAGGTGGCGTGGGTAAATCCTCCACGGCGGTAAACCTGGCGCTGGCGCTGGCGGCGGAAGGAGCGAAAGTCGGCATTCTGGATGCCGACATTTATGGTCCGTCTATCCCAACCATGCTGGGGGCAGAAAATCAGCGTCCGACCTCGCCGGACGGGACTCATATGGCACCGATTATGTCTCATGGCCTGGCAACCAATTCAATTGGTTATCTGGTCACTGACGACAACGCGATGGTGTGGCGTGGCCCGATGGCGAGCAAGGCGTTGATGCAAATGTTGCAAGAAACCTTATGGCCGGATCTGGATTATCTGGTGCTCGACATGCCGCCAGGCACCGGTGACATTCAATTGACACTGGCGCAAAACATTCCTGTAACCGGTGCAGTAGTGGTCACCACGCCACAGGACATCGCGCTGATTGATGCGAAAAAAGGTATCGTGATGTTCGAGAAAGTCGAAGTTCCGGTACTGGGTATTGTCGAGAACATGAGCGTCCATATTTGCAGTAACTGTGGTCATCATGAGCCGATTTTCGGCACTGGTGGGGCAGAGAAACTGGCCGAGAAATACCATACGCAGTTGTTGGGGCAAATGCCGTTACACATTAGCCTGCGTGAAGATCTCGACAAAGGAACACCTACCGTTATCAGCCGTCCGGAGAGCGAATTTACTACTATCTACCGCCAACTGGCTGACCGGGTTGCTGCTCAGCTCTACTGGCAAGGTGAAGTTATTCCAGGTGAGATCTCCTTCCGCGCGGTCTAA
- the metG gene encoding methionine--tRNA ligase, whose product MTQVAKKILVTCALPYANGSIHLGHMLEHIQADVWVRYQRMRGHEVNFICADDAHGTPIMLKAQQLGITPEQMIGEMSQEHQTDFAGFNISYDNYHSTHSEENRQLSELIYTRLKENGFIKNRTISQLYDPEKGMFLPDRFVKGTCPKCKAPDQYGDNCEVCGATYSPTELIEPKSVVSGATPVMRDSEHFFFDLPSFSEMLQAWTRSGALQEQVANKMQEWFESGLQQWDISRDAPYFGFEIPNAPGKYFYVWLDAPIGYMGSFKNLCDKRGDTVSFDEYWKKDSTAELYHFIGKDIVYFHSLFWPAMLEGSNFRKPTNLFVHGYVTVNGAKMSKSRGTFIKASTWLNHFDADSLRYYYTAKLSSRIDDIDLNLEDFVQRVNADIVNKVVNLASRNAGFINKRFDGVLASELADPELYKTFTDAAEVIGEAWESREFGKAVREIMALADLANRYVDEQAPWVVAKQEGRDADLQAICSMGINLFRVLMTYLKPVLPKLTERAEAFLNTELTWDGIQQPLLGHKVNPFKALYNRIDMKQVEALVEASKEEVKATAAPVTGPLADDPIQETITFDDFAKVDLRVALIENAEFVEGSDKLLRLTLDLGGEKRNVFSGIRSAYPDPQALIGRHTIMVANLAPRKMRFGISEGMVMAAGPGGKDIFLLSPDAGAKPGHQVK is encoded by the coding sequence ATGACTCAAGTCGCGAAGAAAATTCTGGTGACGTGCGCACTGCCGTACGCTAACGGCTCTATCCACCTCGGCCATATGCTGGAGCACATCCAGGCTGATGTCTGGGTCCGTTACCAGCGAATGCGCGGCCACGAGGTCAACTTCATCTGCGCCGACGATGCCCACGGTACGCCGATCATGCTGAAAGCCCAGCAGCTTGGTATTACCCCGGAGCAGATGATTGGCGAAATGAGTCAGGAGCATCAGACTGATTTCGCAGGCTTTAATATCAGCTACGACAACTATCACTCGACGCACAGCGAAGAGAACCGTCAGTTGTCTGAGCTTATCTATACTCGCCTGAAAGAGAACGGTTTTATTAAAAACCGCACCATCTCTCAGTTGTACGACCCGGAAAAAGGTATGTTCCTGCCGGATCGTTTTGTGAAAGGCACCTGCCCGAAATGTAAAGCGCCAGATCAATACGGCGATAACTGTGAAGTCTGCGGCGCGACCTACAGCCCGACTGAACTGATCGAGCCGAAATCTGTGGTTTCTGGTGCTACGCCGGTGATGCGTGATTCCGAACACTTCTTCTTTGATCTGCCCTCTTTCAGCGAAATGTTGCAGGCATGGACCCGCAGCGGCGCGTTGCAGGAGCAGGTGGCAAACAAAATGCAGGAGTGGTTTGAATCCGGCCTGCAACAGTGGGATATCTCCCGCGATGCGCCTTACTTCGGTTTTGAAATTCCGAACGCACCAGGCAAATACTTCTACGTCTGGCTGGACGCGCCGATTGGTTACATGGGTTCCTTCAAGAATCTGTGCGACAAGCGCGGCGATACCGTAAGCTTCGATGAATACTGGAAGAAAGACTCCACCGCCGAACTGTACCACTTCATCGGTAAAGATATCGTTTACTTCCACAGCCTGTTCTGGCCTGCCATGCTGGAAGGCAGCAACTTCCGCAAGCCGACCAACCTGTTTGTTCACGGCTATGTGACGGTGAACGGCGCGAAGATGTCCAAGTCTCGTGGCACGTTCATTAAAGCCAGCACCTGGCTGAATCATTTTGACGCTGACAGCCTGCGCTACTACTACACTGCGAAACTCTCTTCGCGCATTGATGATATCGATCTCAACCTGGAAGATTTCGTTCAGCGCGTAAATGCCGATATCGTCAATAAAGTGGTTAACCTGGCCTCCCGTAACGCTGGCTTTATCAACAAGCGTTTTGACGGCGTGTTGGCAAGCGAACTGGCTGACCCTGAACTGTACAAAACCTTTACCGATGCCGCTGAAGTTATTGGCGAAGCGTGGGAAAGCCGCGAATTTGGTAAAGCTGTGCGCGAAATCATGGCGCTGGCTGACCTGGCTAACCGCTATGTTGACGAGCAGGCTCCGTGGGTGGTGGCGAAACAGGAAGGCCGCGATGCCGATCTGCAAGCGATTTGCTCAATGGGCATAAACCTGTTCCGCGTGCTGATGACTTACCTGAAGCCGGTACTGCCGAAACTGACTGAACGTGCGGAAGCATTCCTCAATACGGAACTGACCTGGGATGGTATTCAGCAACCGCTGCTGGGCCATAAAGTGAATCCGTTCAAGGCACTGTATAACCGTATCGATATGAAACAGGTGGAAGCACTGGTGGAAGCATCCAAAGAAGAAGTGAAAGCAACTGCCGCGCCAGTTACTGGCCCGCTGGCTGATGATCCGATTCAGGAAACCATCACCTTTGACGACTTCGCCAAAGTTGACCTGCGCGTGGCGCTGATTGAAAACGCAGAGTTTGTTGAGGGTTCTGACAAGCTGCTGCGCCTGACGCTGGATCTGGGTGGCGAAAAACGCAATGTCTTCTCCGGCATTCGTTCTGCTTACCCAGACCCACAGGCGCTGATTGGTCGTCACACCATTATGGTGGCTAACCTGGCTCCGCGTAAAATGCGCTTCGGTATCTCCGAAGGCATGGTGATGGCTGCCGGTCCTGGCGGGAAAGATATCTTCCTGTTAAGCCCGGATGCCGGTGCTAAACCTGGTCATCAAGTGAAATAA
- a CDS encoding YehR family lipoprotein, translating into MKAFNKLFSLVVASVLVFSLAGCGDKEESKKFSANLNGTEIAITYVYKGDKVLKQSSETKIQFATIGAANKEEAAKKLEPLSAKYKNIAGVEEKLTFTDTYAQENVTIDMEKVDFKALQGISGINISADDAKKGITMAQMELVMKAAGFKEVK; encoded by the coding sequence ATGAAGGCTTTCAACAAGCTGTTTTCCCTCGTTGTTGCATCTGTTCTGGTTTTCTCTCTCGCTGGCTGTGGTGACAAAGAAGAATCAAAGAAATTTAGTGCCAATCTGAACGGTACTGAAATTGCCATTACCTATGTCTACAAAGGCGACAAGGTGCTTAAGCAATCTTCAGAAACCAAAATTCAGTTTGCAACCATCGGTGCAGCTAACAAAGAAGAGGCGGCTAAAAAGCTTGAGCCGTTAAGTGCAAAATATAAAAACATTGCTGGCGTTGAAGAAAAATTAACCTTTACTGATACTTACGCGCAGGAAAACGTGACTATCGATATGGAAAAAGTTGATTTTAAAGCCCTGCAGGGTATTTCCGGCATTAACATTTCTGCTGACGATGCCAAAAAAGGTATCACTATGGCGCAAATGGAACTGGTGATGAAAGCCGCTGGCTTTAAAGAAGTGAAATAA
- a CDS encoding YehS family protein, which translates to MLSNDILRSVRYILKANNNDLVRILALGNVETTAEQIAIWLRKEDEEGFQRCPDIILSSFLNGLIYEKRGRDESAPALEPERRINNNIVLKKLRIAFSLKTDDILAILTEQQFRVSMPEITAMMRAPDHKNFRECGDQFLRYFLRGLAARQHVKKN; encoded by the coding sequence ATGCTAAGTAATGATATTCTGCGCAGCGTGCGCTACATTTTAAAAGCCAATAATAACGACCTGGTGCGCATTCTGGCGCTGGGCAATGTCGAAACCACTGCCGAACAGATTGCCATCTGGTTGCGTAAAGAAGATGAAGAAGGTTTTCAACGTTGTCCGGACATTATTTTGTCCTCATTCCTGAATGGTCTGATTTACGAAAAACGCGGCAGGGATGAGTCTGCACCGGCACTGGAGCCGGAACGTCGTATTAATAACAATATTGTGCTGAAAAAATTGCGCATCGCGTTTTCACTGAAAACCGATGATATCCTGGCGATCCTCACCGAACAGCAGTTCCGCGTTTCTATGCCGGAAATTACTGCGATGATGCGCGCACCGGATCATAAAAACTTCCGCGAATGCGGCGATCAATTCTTGCGTTATTTTCTGCGTGGACTGGCTGCGCGCCAGCATGTGAAGAAAAACTAA